The sequence below is a genomic window from Desulfovibrio sp. JC022.
GAAACCAGAGTTTCACGGTCGGAAGGACGGCCAACTTCGCGGCGGAAGTAACCACCGGGGATGCGGCCCGCTGCGTAAGTTCTTTCAAGGTAGTTACAGGTCAGCGGAAAAAAGTCGCGCGGACCGTCTGCGGCCATGCCTACGGCAGTAACGAGAACAACGGTGCCGCCGGACTTGATCAGAACGGTTCCGTTGGTCTGGTTCGCCATACGTCCGGTTTCCAGTGTGATGTCGAGATTACCGACACGACCGGTTACGGATTGGGGTTCAAAAGGTACTAACATTTAGATTCCTCACTAAAATAGTTGTATAAATGGAACCCGATGCTGTCCGAATTTTCCAGCCGGCTAAGGGAGGATTTCATTAGCGGGTATGAACCCCTTCCTCAGCCAACTAAAAATCCATTGCAGGAGAGCACGGATCCCTTCGTTCAATCAATTCTAACTACCATCTATATGATGTGAAGTCAGATGAAAACACAAATGTGTGAATATAATAAAAAGGGGAGGGCAAGCCCTCCCCCGAAACTGCTTATTTGCGCAGACCAAGTCTTGCAATAAGATCGCGGTAACGCTGAATGTCTTTAGACTTCAGGTACTTCAGGATGTTTCTGCGCTGGCCGACCATTTTCAGCAGGCCGGTGCGGGAGTGAAAGTCCTTCTTGTGGCTCTTGAAGTGGTCAGTCAGGTATTTGATTCTTGCGGTAAGAAGAGCAACCTGTACTTCAGGGGAACCGGTGTCACCAGGCTTGGTCTGGTATTCTTCAATTACTTTTGCCTTGTCTTCAGCAGTCATAACCATAGCGTTATCCTCCAATTCACGTTTTGAACGCGAATGTTTAGTTTGTGCCGGAAGTTGAAATTCCCGCGGGGAATCAGCCCCACAGGCCGCGAAGTATTACCCAGAGAAGCTTGCCGTCGATCTGCTTTGTCTCCATCAGAGCCAGAGCTGTACCGTCAGTATCAAGGAACATAGCCCTCTCACCTTCGATAACTTTCTGATCAGCAGCTACATCCTCAACAGGAATTCTTGTTCCGTTCTTGATGGCTCCTGACATGGTTTCCGAAACGGTAAACCTGTGCCAGTGAGGCAGGGCTTCCGCAAGCGGAATGATCCGTGCCTCGAATCCTTCAGGATCGGCAAGAACCTCATCGAGGTTGTGCGCTTCACTGAGCCGATAAGGTCGGCTTTCTTCGCGCCTAAGTGATTCCATTACCGCGCCACATCCGAGCCGCGACCCCAAGCTATGGACCAGGGAGCGTATGTAGGTGCCGGCAGAGCACCCAACCCGGAAACGGGCCAGTGGCAGATTCACTTCCAGCGGTTCTGCATCAAATATTTCAATGCTCTTGATTTTGACCGGGGTTTCTTCCCCTTTTCTGGCCAATTCATAGAGCGGTTTGCCTTTATGCTTTGCAGCCGAATAGGCAGGAACTTCCTGACTAGTCAAGTCATTCCAGTGTAAAATTTCGTTTTCCACCATTTTTTCCGTGATCTCGGAAATGTCCCCGGTGGAAGTCTCAGCACCCTGAATGTCGTAAGTGTCTGTAGTTCTACCAATACTCAGGCTGCCAGTGTATACTTTATCATGTCCCAGCAGATAAGGCCCTAACTTTGTGGCCTGACCGAGCATGACCAGCAATACGCCTTCTGCCAGAGGATCAAGAGTCCCGGCATGACCGATTTTGTATTGCTTCAATTCACGTTTGATAGAATTGAGGCAGTCGGTTGAAGTAGGACCGGACGGTTTATGTAAAACAAGTACACCGTGCTTCTGAAATGGACTTTTTTTAGGCTTTCTTCCCATAAAAAACTAACTCATCACTTTATCACCGATAGCGGCGATCAATCTTTCTTTAACAGTATCAGGGGTGTTTTCAATAAGTCCGCCGGACGCGTTCTTGTGTCCTCCGCCTCCGAAGAGGGAAGCCACAACCTGCACGTTATCGCGGGATTGAGAACGCAGGCTGAACTTGTAGCGCATGGGGCTGTCTTCACGGATAAGTACGGCAACGCGTACTCCCTGAATGCGGAGGATAAAGCTGACCAGACCTTCACAATCAGGGCCGCCTGCACCGGATTCGTCGAGCATTTCCTGCGGGATGAATAGCATGGCGGTCTGCCCGTCATGATGCATTTCAACCTTGCCCAGTGCTGTGGCCCAGAGGTTGATGCGTTTCATGGTCCACTGGTTGCGGATTTTGGGTACAAAATCACCTAAATCAAGACCATAGCGAATGATATCAGCGATGATTTCAAGGGTCTCAGGCTTGGTGTTGTTGTAGGTAAAGAATCCTGTATCAGTGGCAATGGACAGGTAAATGGACTCACCAAGCTTGCCGGAGAGGGAAATATTAAATTCGCGGGCAATAAGGGTGACCATCTCGCCTACAGCCGGGCGGTTGGTGTCTACCCAGTTAACGGCGGCGAAACCGGAATTACCCATGTGATGATCTATGTTGATGGATCTTTCCTGATCCATGGCGTTCATAAGTGTTTCACCCATGCGCGGGGCATCGCCACAATCAAGGATGATATACCAGCCTTCAAATCCTTTAGGGATTTCAGTGAGGATGGGGGAGGGAGTCTCGAACCAATCCATAGCTTCGGGCTTACCGCTCTGGTTGTAGAGACGGTAACGCTTGCCTAGCTTTTCAAGGATATAGCCCATGGCGGCGGTGGAGCCTAATGCATCACCGTCCGGATTAAAATGGGCTGCAACGAGAAAGTCGTCTTCTTCTTTAAGAATCCGACATATCTCTTTCAGTCGAGCTTCCATAAACCATCTCCTCAAGAAAGTTGTCGTGCACGAACCTGAGTTCGGGGATTTGACGGACGCGGATACGTTTGCTCAGTTTACTGCGGATGAACCCTTTGGCTTTGCCCAGGGCCTTGATCGCAGCAGTGATTTTATCCTTGTCTCCAGCCATGGTGAACATCACCTCGGCTATGTTATTATCTTTGTTCATACGCACTCCGCTGATGGAAACCATCTCAAGGCGCGGGTCGGCAATCTCTTCAATGAGCATTGTCGCGATTTCGCGCATGATCTGGTCGCCCATTTTAACGGAACGGCGTGATGTAGAAGTCTTCATTTTATATATCCTCTAAAAAAATATTCCTGATCATAAAGATCAGGAACTGAAAATTTCTGTTTCGCAGTGGACAAGTTCAGCCGGGGCCATGGCTTCAATCATGGCGAGAGCCTTGGATAGTCTGCTTTCCACTTTGCGTGTCTCATTGGCTACGGTCACTGCGGCGAGTATCAGCCTTTCGTGTGAATCCATTGCTTCAACTTCAGATACGGAGAGGTTGAACTTGTTTCGAAGCTTCTGCTTCAGGCTGAGGGATATTTTGCGTTTTCCCTTGAGAGATCTGTTTCCGTGCAGTCTGAATTCCAGTGACAGTACGCCGATTATCATATCAAATTTATAAATCAGGGGCGGAAACAATGTTCCGCCCCTGATGTTTTATTCTTATTCGAGGGTTCTTGCTACTTCCACAACCTGGAAGGCTTCGATAAAGTCGCCTTCCTTAATGTCGTTGAACTTCTCAAGACCGACACCGCATTCGTAGCCCTTGGCAACTTCTTTGGCGTCATCTTTGAAACGTTTCAGCGAGGTCAGTGTTCCGGTGTAGATTACTACGCCGTCACGCAGCAGACGAACCTGAGCATGTCTGGTCAGCTTGCCATCCGCAACCATACAACCGGCGATGACACCGACTTTGGGTACAGAGAAGGTCTGGCGAACTTCTGCCTGGCCGAGGTACTCTTCCTTGATGTCCGGAGAGAGCATGCCGCCCATGGCGTCTTTGATTTCGCCGACCAGCTTGTAGATGATGTCGTAGAAGCGGATTTCCACTTCTTCGCGCTCTGCGATTTCCTTGATCTTCACAGTCGGTCTTACGTTGAAGCCGATAATGATTGCCTGTGAAGCGGAAGCCAGCAGGATGTCGGATTCAGTAATCGCACCGGCACCGCCGTGGATGACTTCAACCTTGATTTCATCGGTAGCCAGTTTGGCAAGAGCTTCGTTGATCGCTTCAAGTGAGCCCTGTACGTCAGCCTTGAGAACCACGTTAAGGGTCTGTACTTCCTGATTCGGCTTGGAAGCGAGGAAGGATTCAAGGGTAACCTTGGATTTTCCTGCCAGTTCGCGTTCGCGGTGCTTGAGCTTACGTTCCTGAGCAATGCGGCGGGCGATTTTGTCATCAGCTACGCAGATGAACTCATCACCGGCTTCGGGAATACCGTCAAAACCCTGAATCTCGACCGGGAAGGCCGGACCTGCGGTTTTGATCTTCCTGCCGCGGTCATCGAACATGGCGCGGACACGACCGTGGTAGAGGCCGCAGACAAAAGGATCACCCTGGTTGATGGTACCTTCCTGAATGAGTACGGTACCGACCGGACCACGGCCCTTGTCGAGCTTTGCTTCAACAATGTTACCGCGAGCGGACTTATCGGGGTTGGCCTTGAGTTCGAGAACTTCAGCCTGCAACTGAACCATTTCAAGCAGGGAGTCGAGACCGGTACCCTGTTTTGCGGAAACCGGAACGAACATGGTGTCGCCGCCCCAGTCTTCGGGAACGAGATCGAAATCGGCCAGTTCGCGCTGAACTCTTTCGGGGTTGGCTCCTTCCTTATCCATCTTGTTGACAGCAACAACGATGGGAACGCCGGCAGCTTTTGAGTGACTGATAGCTTCACGGGTCTGATCCATGACGCCGTCATCAGCTGCAACAACGAGGATAACGATATCAGTTACCTGTGCTCCACGCATACGCATGGTGGTAAACGCTTCGTGACCGGGAGTATCGAGGAATACGATCTCACCGCGTTCAGTGGAAACGTGGTACGCACCGATATGCTGGGTGATGCCGCCTGCTTCACCATCGGTAACAGTACTGTGACGGATGGCGTCGAGCAGTGATGTTTTACCGTGGTCAACGTGACCCATAATGGTAACGATGGGCGGACGGGGTTTGAGATTCTTCTCTTCATCCACTTCGCTGGTAGGCACAAGCAGTTCTTCTTCGGAGTAGGATACGTTTTCAACTTCGTATTCAAACTCTGCGGCCAGCAGGGTAGTGGTATCAAGGTCCAAGGACTGGTTGATAGTCGCCATTACACCGAGACCGAAAAGGGTCTTGATGAGTTCTTGAGCTTTAAGTCCCATCTGGTGGGCCATGTCGGAAAGGCGGATAGCCTCGTTGAACTTGATTTTACGTTTTGCAGCCTTGAGAGGTTTCTGTACAACAGGAGCCTGTTCAATACGGTTCCTGCCTTTCTTGCCTCTTTTCTTGCCGCGAAACTTACTTTCAAGTTCTCTTTCCTGATCAGTCTTGCGACGATCTTTGCCGAACTCAACGACGCGTCTGTCCTTTTTGAATTTTTTCTTTTTGCTCTGATCATTACCGGGAGCCGGTGCACCGGGAACGGGTCTTCCGCCACCGCCGCCGGGACGACCTCCGCCGGGACCGCCGGGTCTACCTCCGCCGGGTCCGCCGGGACGACCACCAGGTCCACCGGGTCTGCCGCCGCCGGGACGACCACCACCGGGTCTTCCGCCACCGGGACGACCACCGGAGGGTCTGTCACCGTCGGTAGGACGACGTCTTGCTCCACCCGGACCTTCTGCTGCACGCTGTGCTGCCTGAAGGTTGGGATCAGGTCTGGAAATAATTTTTACTTTGGGCGCTTCAACTTCTTTTTTCTTCTTGCGCTTTTTCTTCTTAGGCTCGGCTTCTTTGGCTTTTTCGCTTTTTGCTTCAGCTTTGCCGGCAGGTTTCTTGTCCGCTTCGTCTTTAGGTTCTTCAGCGGGCTTTTCTTTAGCTGCCTTAGCGGTTTTTTCAGCCGGAGCTTCTTTCACGGGCTCTTTGTCTTTAGCTTCCTTTGCGGCGGGGGGAGTGTCCGCTTCGGATGCTTTGGGCTCTTCAACTACGGGGGCGTCTTCTTTCTTTTCAATTTCTTCAGGCTTGATCACTTTAACCATAGGCTTTTCGCTTTTGGCGGGAGCCTTTTTGGCAGGCTTCTTCTTTGCAGGAGCCTTTTTCTCTTCAGCTTTCTGCTTTTTATCCGCAGGAGCTTCTTTTTTCTCTTCTTTTTTTTCTTCTGTTGCGGGAGCCTCTTTTGTTGCTTCCGCTTCTTCGGCTTTCGCCTTGCCGCGACTGGCTTTGCGACGGCGTACGATTACACCGGGCTGTACCTCACGCTGTTCGACTTTGCCGGGCTTACCGGAAAGTTCCTTGCGGATGGTCTCTGCCTGTTCCGCATCAATGTTGGCTACAGTACTTTTTGCCTGTACACCGAGTTCGCGGAGTTTTTGAAGGATGTCTTTGGTATTAACCCCGAGCTCGGCGGCTAATTCCTTTACTTTGATTTTTGAAGCCATATGGTGCTACCCCCTGAAGTTCTTCTTCCGTGGCCGAAAAAATTTAAATCTTTCAAGGCATTTTTCATTGTCGCAGATATAGTAACCGCGACCCTGCATTACCTTTTTTTCATCCGGAATAAGCCCGCTGTCGGAAGCCCCCTTGCCCACAACGAACCTGAACAGTTCTTCTTTGGCAAAACGCTGCCTGCAAATGACACATGACCTCGTGGGTACATGTTTTTCTGTGCTGTCCTTTCCGGTCAAATACAACTGCCTTTATTGAGTCTCCGGGGTTTCCCCCGGAGTATATTATTCATCTTCGGAAGTCTGAGTTTCAGACTCTTCGTTGACAGAATCTTCAACCTGTTCTTCCACCTGTGCAGAAGTTTCGGTTTCAGTTTCTTCTATCGAATCTTCTGCTTCCACAGGAGCTTCGATTTCTGTTTCTTCTATTTCTTCATCTTCAATGTCGCCGATTCCAAGCAGCATGATTGCGGACTTCATGTCGGATACTTTGGAGGAAGTCATGCCGGAAATGGACATGAGAATTTCCTCAGAAGCGTTGGCTACCTGACTGACGGTTTCAAAGCCGGCGGAGAAAAAGTTGTCCACCGGAATTTCAGCAACACTTGCCAGCTGGTCAAGGCCTTTGCTTGCGGCGTTCATTTCGCCGTAACGGCTTTCAGTAAATACGTCGATTTTCCAACCCAGCAGTCTTGAAGCGAGCTTTACGTTCTGTCCCTTGCGCCCGATTGCAACGGTGAGCTGATCGTCGGGAACAACTACTTCAAGGGTTTTCTCGTCTTCATCCACTGCGATTCTGGTTATGACCGCAGGGGAGAGTGCATTCTGGGCATACATGGCGATGTCCTGACTCCAGACAACGATATCGATGCGTTCGCCGCGCAGTTCCTGAACAATGTTCTGGATGCGGGAGCCGCGGATACCGACACATGCGCCGACAGGATCGACATCACGGTCAACGGAGTTAACTGCCACTTTGGCGCGCAGTCCCGGATCACGGGCAACACCCATAATTTTTACGGTTGCGTCATCCACTTCGGGAACTTCACGTTTGAAAAGTGAGCTCATGTAGTCAGGGTGGGAGCGGGATACTGTGATCTGAGGTCCACGGGATTCTTTCTGTACATCAATGATGAAAGCCTGAACCCGGTCGCCACGTTTGTATCTTTCGCGGGGAATCTGTTCACCCTTGGGCAGGACAGCCTCAGTGCGTCCGAGGTTGATGATCCAACCGGTGCGGTCGCGACGCTGGATGATGCCGCTGACGATCTCATGCATGCGGTTTTTGAATTCATCGTAGATGATTTCCTGTTCCGCATCGCGCATACGCTGGATGATAACCTGTTTTGCAGACTGGGCGGCGATTCTGCCCAGATCTTCGATCTTGAGCTTGAAGCCCATCTCATCATCAAGCTGCACGTTGGGATCATGCGCCTTTGCTTCTTCGAGGGTGATCTCACTGATCTCGTCTTCAACTTCCTCGGCAACTACCTTGAACTGGTATACTTCTATTTCACCGGCATCTTCATTGAAGTTGACTTCGATATCCATGGCGTCGCCATATTTGCGGGCCACTGAAGAACGTACCGCTTCTTCAAGGGTATCGATGAGCAGGTCTCTGTCGATCCCACGGTCCTTGCTGATCTGGTCAATCGCTTTTTTGAGTTCAGAACCCATATCGCTCCTCCGCTTCGGCACAATTTCCATGGCACATAATCTGTGCCGGCTAGCCGAATGACTGCCTTATTAATTTATTTAAACTCGTGGATGAGTTTTGCTTTCTTAATTCTATCCCATTCTATTTTGATGGGATCTTCCTGATCTTCCAGCTTGAGCAGGAGCCCTTCCTCGTCAGTCTCCTGAAGGAGGCCTTTGAATTTTTTACGGCCTTCAATGGAAAATACGAGGGTGATGTCCATTTTCTTACCGATGTAAGCGGACATCTGCTCCGGTTTGAAAAATTTTCTTTCCAGTCCGGGAGAGGAAACTTCAAGAACGTATGCGCTGTCGATTACTTCCTCGACTTCAAGCATGAGACCTACGTCCCTGCTTACTTCTGCGCATTGGTCGATGCTTACGCCTTTTTCACCATCAATATAAATGATGACAGCGGGACGGTTGGCGGAAGTCACTTCCACGCCCCAGAGGGTCAGCCCCATTGATTCAATGGTAGGTTCCACGAACTGGCTAACTTTTTTGGCTAATGAGCCCTGTTCCACGACTTACCCCGTGTTTCTGGTTTTCAGGCGGACAAAATAAAAAAAAGTGGACCCGAAAAAGGCCCACCTCAGCATCTTAACCCAACGAAAGGTTGCAAATTGAGGCTGATGCGAATGTATGAGGCTCGCCTGAAACTTCATAAAGTCAAGATGTATACCCGTTGGGAACACTGAGATACACCCGCACCGAGTTCAGCAACTTAGGCGTAACCAGAATCAATGTCAAGTGCTGAATGAGTGTTTGAGATGGGAAAGGGTAAAACGATTCGCAACTGATTTCGGTCACGGATTCATAAATGAGTATCATTATATTATAACACCCGCAAGCTCGGTAAGCTTTGACTTTGCCTGCTCATACAGGTAGATTTGACTTATCACGTTCCGGAATTATCATTTAATTATACGGAACATTAAAACAGGATAAAGAAAATGCCGGTACTTACTGACAATATAGTTGCAGGACCCGCAGGGCACGTTCAGGCTGCTCCGGCGGCGACCTTCAGTGCCGGTCCGGCGGGGTCTACTGTTCCCGGTCCGGCCGGGCATGTAGAGATAAGCACTGCGACTCAGGGAATACGCAGCCTTGATGCAACTGTTGCTTTTGAGGTTGAGGATGCCACAATTGGTTATGTCTCTCCTGATGTGACCCAGGGGATTGTCCCTGAGCTCAGGGTTGGAGTAGTGGTGCATCATACTGCTTAGTTTTTAAATACCGATATAATTGAATATGTCCCGGTCAAGTTGCTGCTTGACCGGGATTCTTTTTTTGTCTCCATGTCTTTTGGCCTGTACTTTGCAAAGGTAGGTGCAGCAACTAATGCAGAGTAAATCCTCTTTCAGGAGAAAAAGACATGCGATCCAGTATTTTCAGTGCCCTATTCGGGGCCATGTCCAACGAACACAGGATTGATATCAGCGCCAATAATTTGGCGAACGTCAATACTACTGGTTTTAAACGTGACAACTGCGCTTTTCAGGACACGTTTATCAGGTTCGCCCATGACAGCGCCGTCGATGCCAAAACTTATCTTAGAGATAAAGATATGCTGCCGGAAGCCAAAATCATGGCCCGTCCCAGACTTTCCGAAGAAGTGATCGACATGTCTCAGGGATCTTTTCAGAAAACCGAGAATCCTCTGGATCTCGCCATCCGTGGTGACGGTTTTTTCAAGGTCCAAAAAGGCGACGGAACCTATCTTACCAGAAGCGGTGCCTTTACCCTTACTCCTGAAGGAACACTGATAACCGAGCAGGGTTACCCGATCATGGCAAACGGTGGAGAAGTGAATCTTCCTCCGCGTTCCAATGTCGTGGTTGACGGGGAAGGTGTGATTTACGCTGACGGTCAGGAAGTTGCCAAACTCGATTTCGTACAGCCCGCAGACTACCGTGATCTTAAAAAGAACGGGGAAAATCTTTTCGTGAATGAAGGGGGCGAAATTCCCGCTGAAGGCGAGGTTGTGCAGGGCTACATTGAGAAATCAAATGTTGAAGTCGTCAATGAAATGGTTGCGATGATCGAGTGTCAGCGCAGCTTTGAAATGTACCAGAAAATGATTACCACCACCGACCAGCTTGACCAGAAGGTTATCCAGCAGGTTGGTCGTGCAATGATGTAATAAATTAAAATAGGGGGATACTATTATGATGCGCTCACTCTGGACCGCGGCCACAGGTATGGTTGCCCAGCAGTCTCACATCGATGTTCTTTCCAACAACCTTGCCAACGTGAACACTCAGGGGTTCAAAAAAAGCAGGGTGGAATTTGAAGACCTCATGTACCAGACCATGAGAATTGCCGGCTCTGAAACCGAAGGCGGTAACAAGCTGCCCACAGGTATGCAGATCGGTATGGGTGTAAAAGAGGTCAGCATTCATAAATTCTTCAGTCAGGGCTCTTTTGAAAGTACCGGGAACCCTCTTGATGTCGCCATTGAAGGACAGGGCTTTTTCCGCATCGACCGTAACGGCGAAGAAGCATACACCCGCGCCGGTGCGTTCAAGCTCGACAACGAAGGTCGCGTAGTTACTTCAAATGGTTATGCTTTGCAGCCTGAGTTTATTGTTCCGCCGGAAGCCGTGAACGTAGTTATCTCTGAAAACGGCCATTTCGCCGCTCTGGATAAAAACGGTATTGAGCTGGCTGCTGTTGATATTCCCATTTATGATTTCATTAACGAAGCCGGGCTCAATGCCGCAGGTAAAAACCTTTATCTGGAAACCGAAGCTTCCGGTGCTCCTGTCGAAGGAACTCCCGGTGATGACCGTTTCGGTACTCTTGCCCAGGGTTATCTTGAAGGCTCCAACGTTGAGCTGGTGGATGAAATGGTCGGACTTATTGTCGGGCAGAGGGCTTATGAGACTAACTCCAAAGCCATCACCACTTCAGATTCCATGCTTCAGACCGCCATTAACGTGAAACGATAGCAAGTAGCTGACAGGACGGGTTTATCATGACTAAGGCAGATTTTGTAAATATGGTTCGCAGGTTTGCGCTGATGTTTGTTGTTGCGGCAGGAGTGGCTGTTTTTGCTGCTGCTCCGGCTTCGGCTACAAAGCAGAACACCAACTGGCGG
It includes:
- the rpsO gene encoding 30S ribosomal protein S15: MVMTAEDKAKVIEEYQTKPGDTGSPEVQVALLTARIKYLTDHFKSHKKDFHSRTGLLKMVGQRRNILKYLKSKDIQRYRDLIARLGLRK
- the truB gene encoding tRNA pseudouridine(55) synthase TruB, which produces MGRKPKKSPFQKHGVLVLHKPSGPTSTDCLNSIKRELKQYKIGHAGTLDPLAEGVLLVMLGQATKLGPYLLGHDKVYTGSLSIGRTTDTYDIQGAETSTGDISEITEKMVENEILHWNDLTSQEVPAYSAAKHKGKPLYELARKGEETPVKIKSIEIFDAEPLEVNLPLARFRVGCSAGTYIRSLVHSLGSRLGCGAVMESLRREESRPYRLSEAHNLDEVLADPEGFEARIIPLAEALPHWHRFTVSETMSGAIKNGTRIPVEDVAADQKVIEGERAMFLDTDGTALALMETKQIDGKLLWVILRGLWG
- a CDS encoding bifunctional oligoribonuclease/PAP phosphatase NrnA, with amino-acid sequence MEARLKEICRILKEEDDFLVAAHFNPDGDALGSTAAMGYILEKLGKRYRLYNQSGKPEAMDWFETPSPILTEIPKGFEGWYIILDCGDAPRMGETLMNAMDQERSINIDHHMGNSGFAAVNWVDTNRPAVGEMVTLIAREFNISLSGKLGESIYLSIATDTGFFTYNNTKPETLEIIADIIRYGLDLGDFVPKIRNQWTMKRINLWATALGKVEMHHDGQTAMLFIPQEMLDESGAGGPDCEGLVSFILRIQGVRVAVLIREDSPMRYKFSLRSQSRDNVQVVASLFGGGGHKNASGGLIENTPDTVKERLIAAIGDKVMS
- the rbfA gene encoding 30S ribosome-binding factor RbfA; its protein translation is MKTSTSRRSVKMGDQIMREIATMLIEEIADPRLEMVSISGVRMNKDNNIAEVMFTMAGDKDKITAAIKALGKAKGFIRSKLSKRIRVRQIPELRFVHDNFLEEMVYGSSTERDMSDS
- a CDS encoding DUF503 domain-containing protein — translated: MIIGVLSLEFRLHGNRSLKGKRKISLSLKQKLRNKFNLSVSEVEAMDSHERLILAAVTVANETRKVESRLSKALAMIEAMAPAELVHCETEIFSS
- the infB gene encoding translation initiation factor IF-2 codes for the protein MASKIKVKELAAELGVNTKDILQKLRELGVQAKSTVANIDAEQAETIRKELSGKPGKVEQREVQPGVIVRRRKASRGKAKAEEAEATKEAPATEEKKEEKKEAPADKKQKAEEKKAPAKKKPAKKAPAKSEKPMVKVIKPEEIEKKEDAPVVEEPKASEADTPPAAKEAKDKEPVKEAPAEKTAKAAKEKPAEEPKDEADKKPAGKAEAKSEKAKEAEPKKKKRKKKKEVEAPKVKIISRPDPNLQAAQRAAEGPGGARRRPTDGDRPSGGRPGGGRPGGGRPGGGRPGGPGGRPGGPGGGRPGGPGGGRPGGGGGRPVPGAPAPGNDQSKKKKFKKDRRVVEFGKDRRKTDQERELESKFRGKKRGKKGRNRIEQAPVVQKPLKAAKRKIKFNEAIRLSDMAHQMGLKAQELIKTLFGLGVMATINQSLDLDTTTLLAAEFEYEVENVSYSEEELLVPTSEVDEEKNLKPRPPIVTIMGHVDHGKTSLLDAIRHSTVTDGEAGGITQHIGAYHVSTERGEIVFLDTPGHEAFTTMRMRGAQVTDIVILVVAADDGVMDQTREAISHSKAAGVPIVVAVNKMDKEGANPERVQRELADFDLVPEDWGGDTMFVPVSAKQGTGLDSLLEMVQLQAEVLELKANPDKSARGNIVEAKLDKGRGPVGTVLIQEGTINQGDPFVCGLYHGRVRAMFDDRGRKIKTAGPAFPVEIQGFDGIPEAGDEFICVADDKIARRIAQERKLKHRERELAGKSKVTLESFLASKPNQEVQTLNVVLKADVQGSLEAINEALAKLATDEIKVEVIHGGAGAITESDILLASASQAIIIGFNVRPTVKIKEIAEREEVEIRFYDIIYKLVGEIKDAMGGMLSPDIKEEYLGQAEVRQTFSVPKVGVIAGCMVADGKLTRHAQVRLLRDGVVIYTGTLTSLKRFKDDAKEVAKGYECGVGLEKFNDIKEGDFIEAFQVVEVARTLE
- a CDS encoding YlxR family protein, with the protein product MYLTGKDSTEKHVPTRSCVICRQRFAKEELFRFVVGKGASDSGLIPDEKKVMQGRGYYICDNEKCLERFKFFRPRKKNFRG
- the nusA gene encoding transcription termination factor NusA; the encoded protein is MGSELKKAIDQISKDRGIDRDLLIDTLEEAVRSSVARKYGDAMDIEVNFNEDAGEIEVYQFKVVAEEVEDEISEITLEEAKAHDPNVQLDDEMGFKLKIEDLGRIAAQSAKQVIIQRMRDAEQEIIYDEFKNRMHEIVSGIIQRRDRTGWIINLGRTEAVLPKGEQIPRERYKRGDRVQAFIIDVQKESRGPQITVSRSHPDYMSSLFKREVPEVDDATVKIMGVARDPGLRAKVAVNSVDRDVDPVGACVGIRGSRIQNIVQELRGERIDIVVWSQDIAMYAQNALSPAVITRIAVDEDEKTLEVVVPDDQLTVAIGRKGQNVKLASRLLGWKIDVFTESRYGEMNAASKGLDQLASVAEIPVDNFFSAGFETVSQVANASEEILMSISGMTSSKVSDMKSAIMLLGIGDIEDEEIEETEIEAPVEAEDSIEETETETSAQVEEQVEDSVNEESETQTSEDE
- the rimP gene encoding ribosome maturation factor RimP, with protein sequence MEQGSLAKKVSQFVEPTIESMGLTLWGVEVTSANRPAVIIYIDGEKGVSIDQCAEVSRDVGLMLEVEEVIDSAYVLEVSSPGLERKFFKPEQMSAYIGKKMDITLVFSIEGRKKFKGLLQETDEEGLLLKLEDQEDPIKIEWDRIKKAKLIHEFK
- the flgF gene encoding flagellar basal-body rod protein FlgF; translated protein: MRSSIFSALFGAMSNEHRIDISANNLANVNTTGFKRDNCAFQDTFIRFAHDSAVDAKTYLRDKDMLPEAKIMARPRLSEEVIDMSQGSFQKTENPLDLAIRGDGFFKVQKGDGTYLTRSGAFTLTPEGTLITEQGYPIMANGGEVNLPPRSNVVVDGEGVIYADGQEVAKLDFVQPADYRDLKKNGENLFVNEGGEIPAEGEVVQGYIEKSNVEVVNEMVAMIECQRSFEMYQKMITTTDQLDQKVIQQVGRAMM
- the flgG gene encoding flagellar basal-body rod protein FlgG, with product MMRSLWTAATGMVAQQSHIDVLSNNLANVNTQGFKKSRVEFEDLMYQTMRIAGSETEGGNKLPTGMQIGMGVKEVSIHKFFSQGSFESTGNPLDVAIEGQGFFRIDRNGEEAYTRAGAFKLDNEGRVVTSNGYALQPEFIVPPEAVNVVISENGHFAALDKNGIELAAVDIPIYDFINEAGLNAAGKNLYLETEASGAPVEGTPGDDRFGTLAQGYLEGSNVELVDEMVGLIVGQRAYETNSKAITTSDSMLQTAINVKR